Proteins from one Natrinema versiforme genomic window:
- a CDS encoding HalOD1 output domain-containing protein produces MGPNNETNPPSFNYGDSPSTGVIRAVAWFKGVEPTALTPLQDVIDVDALNALFDKPEETDLSVSFEYDECVVEVTNDGTITIRGASDAGSRELDQETNVLFLAPSSSHSEEEGCDDLLSAVPTSRANVLGVTYESQGTNRLNAWEFEEETPARISLINVGDFTRSSASRPSKNALPPERIEVNTVLDPSDLTTLGIRISEQLSEWESTDEQPVVCFHSLTDLLEATELNRAFRFLHLLTRRLSSAGAIAHFHLDPEAYDEKTVETLRPLFDAVLEIDEDGTWSMCVQ; encoded by the coding sequence ATGGGACCAAACAACGAGACCAACCCCCCATCCTTCAACTACGGAGATAGTCCGAGTACAGGAGTGATTCGAGCAGTGGCATGGTTCAAAGGTGTTGAACCGACCGCACTCACGCCATTACAAGACGTAATCGATGTGGACGCATTGAACGCCCTGTTCGACAAGCCAGAGGAGACAGATCTCTCGGTGTCGTTCGAATACGATGAGTGTGTAGTGGAGGTTACTAACGATGGCACGATAACGATTCGAGGAGCATCGGACGCTGGGTCCAGAGAACTTGATCAAGAGACAAACGTGCTGTTTCTCGCGCCAAGCAGCAGTCACTCTGAAGAGGAGGGATGCGACGACTTGTTGTCCGCCGTCCCAACCAGTCGGGCAAATGTGCTCGGGGTAACGTACGAGTCCCAAGGCACGAACCGACTCAACGCATGGGAGTTCGAGGAAGAGACCCCCGCACGTATTTCACTCATCAATGTTGGAGACTTCACACGATCATCTGCATCACGGCCTTCCAAGAATGCGCTTCCACCTGAACGGATAGAGGTTAACACCGTTCTCGACCCATCGGATCTGACGACCCTCGGAATACGAATTAGTGAACAGCTTTCGGAGTGGGAAAGTACCGATGAGCAACCCGTCGTCTGCTTCCATTCACTCACAGATCTTCTCGAAGCCACAGAACTCAATCGGGCGTTCAGATTTCTCCATCTCCTTACCAGGCGTCTCTCGTCGGCAGGAGCGATAGCGCACTTCCATCTAGATCCCGAGGCGTATGACGAGAAGACGGTTGAGACCCTCCGACCGTTATTCGATGCCGTTCTCGAAATTGACGAGGACGGAACGTGGTCGATGTGCGTGCAATAG
- a CDS encoding PadR family transcriptional regulator — protein MGGLISDTKLDILRQLRSEPLHGYGLAAELNLSHGYIYTHLGELQEAGMIEVAEERDGKKIYRLTQNGQYLVKAFDD, from the coding sequence ATGGGCGGTCTCATCAGCGATACCAAATTGGATATCCTCCGACAGCTACGTTCTGAACCACTTCACGGCTATGGGCTTGCCGCTGAACTGAACCTGAGTCATGGGTATATCTACACACATCTCGGCGAGCTACAGGAGGCAGGGATGATCGAAGTAGCGGAGGAACGCGACGGGAAGAAGATCTACCGACTTACCCAGAACGGTCAATATTTGGTGAAAGCCTTCGACGATTAA